CGCGCCCACGCCGATGCCCGAGCCGTCGCGGATCTGGTACACCTTGTCGAACAGGTTGGTGACTGCCACGCGCAGCTCGGTGGGGCCCACGCCCTGGGCCAGCATGAGGCTGTGCTGCACGCCCAGGTTGACCTGGGTGTAGGCCGGCAGGTGGCCGGTGTTGGCAAAGCCGTTGCGCAGGCCGCTGCCGTGGATCAGGTCCAGCGAGGCGGTGCTGCCTTCGGCCCAGCGGTAGCTCACGCCGGCCGAGGCCGAGGTGGCCTGGTCGTGGTCCAGGTGCACCCAGTGGCTGTTGATGTAGTCCAGCTCGTCCTGCTCGAAGTTGAACTGGCCGCTCTCCACCCCCTTGCCGAAGGCCCGCGCCAAGGCCACGTTGGCGTAGGCCGAGAAGGCGTCCTGGTGGTAGTTGGCGCTGAGCTCCAGGCCCCAGATGCGGGCCTTCTGGTAGTTGAAGGCGGAGTAGATCAGCGCGTTGCCGAACTGGCCCTCGTCCTGCAGGTGGCGCACGTGGCGGTAGTAGCCGTCCAGGCCCACGGTCAGCGCGGGGCTGAGCTGCTGCGAGATGCCGGCGTCGACGTAGTGGCTGCGCTCGGAGCGCACGGCGGTGTTGGCATCTGACGGCAGGGCGTTGGTGGTGCCCAGGAACTTGGCCACCGAGGTCTGGTCGATCAGCTCGGTGGGCGGCGGGGTGAAGTAGCGCGCATAGCCCACATGCACCCGGGTGCTGGGGCTCAGGTCGTACACGGCGCCCAGGCGCGGGCTGAGCTGGTGCTCGTTGACCACGGTGTTCACCTGGTCGTAGCGCAGGCCGTAGTTGACGGTCAGGGCCTCGGTCGGGGTCCACTCGTCCTGCAGATAGGCGCTCCACTGGTGGCCGATGATGCGGCTGTTGTCGACGAGGGTCTCGGGCACGTCGCTGGTGGCGTTGCCGTCGGCATCGGCCGGGAAGACCTGGGCGGTGTTGTCGGTGGTGCCGCGCTCGTGCTGGAAGGCGAAGCCGCTGCGCAGGGTGTGGGCCGGGTTGATGACCCAGCTCAGGTCGCCCTGCAGACCGGTGGCGGCGTTGCTGCGCAGCACGTTGGCGGCCACGCCGTTGAACATCAGGTCGCCGCGGTCATCCGGGGTGTAGTGCACGTCGGTGCTGCGGGCATAGGCGGCCAGCTGGTAGTCCACGCCCTCGCCCAGGCTGCTTTGCAGCGCCAGCACGCCAAAGCGGTTGCGCTCCTTCTGGCGCGCGTCCAGCGTGGCCGAGTCGATGCTGTCGCTGCCGTTCAGGCTGAAGTTGGGCGTCTGGCCCGGCACGTCGGGGATCTGGAAGCGGTTGTTCGAGAAGCCGCCCATGACGCTCAGCCGTGTCCCGGGGCTGAGCAGGTAGGACACGGTGCCGAAGGCGTTGCCCTGCTGGGTCTGGTCGTGCAGGGGATGGCGACTGCTGGTGGGGTTCTCGATGCCCTCGTCGCTGCGCAGGGCCGAGCCGGTCAGGTAATAGCTCAGCACCCCCTCGGTGCCGCCCACCTCGGCGCTGGCCTGGCGGTGGCCGTTGCTGCCGGTCTCCAGGCCCACGCTGCCGCCGTTGGCGAAGGTGTTGTCATGGGTGTGGATGTCCACCACGCCGGCGGTGCGGTTGCCGTACTGGGCCGGCAGCGCGCCGGTGATCAGCGAGAGGTGGTCGGCCAGGCGGGTCTGCAGGGCCTGGCCGAAGCCGCTGATGGACTCGGGGATCTGGATGCCGTCGATGCGGTACTGCAGGTTGGCGTGGTCGCCGCGCACATGCAGCTGGCCGTACGAATCCTGCACCACGCCGGGGGCCTGCAGCAGCACCTGGTTGAGCGGGGTGGATTCGCCTTGGGGCAGGCGCTGCAGGTCCTCGGCATCGAAGCGGTAGACCGAGCTGCCGGTGTCGGGCGACAGCCCATTGCGGGCCGCGTCCAGCTTCTGGCGCTGGGCACTGATTTCCACGCGCTGGGTGGGCGCGGTGTCGGAGGAGGGGGACGCGGTGGTGGTGGGTGCCGTCTGAGCACGGGCGGGGGTGGCCAGCAGGCTCAGGGCGCCGGGAAAGGCCAGGGACAGGGCGAGCGCCAGGCTCGTCCGGGGAAAGTTCTTCACGCAGAAACTCCTTGCGATGCGCGCAGGAGCGGACACAGGCACGCCAGGTACAGGCAGGCCTGCGCTCGCGCGCATCGGAATGCAAATAGGGGTGCAGCGAGCGGGCCAGCCGCGCCGCCAGGGCGCGGGCCGTCCCGCTCAGGACAGGAGGGCGGTGAAGCGCGCCGGCGGATCGCGGGCGCTGTGCGGCGGGCGCGCGGCCTCGCGCCACAGGAAGGGCTCGCTGCGCGGCGCCGTCTGCTGCAGGGCCAGCAGCGCCGGCGGCGCGAAGCGCCACACCGCCAGGTCACCCAGCTGGGCAAAGCCCAGGCAGAGCTGGCAGACGGCATCGGCCCGGTCGCGGCCCTCGCCGCGGGGTGCCTGGAACGCGCCGGCGGCCGCAGGCTCGGCCAGGGCCACGGCCGGGCCGGCCGCGCCACGCAGGGCCGGCAGCAGGTGGCTGAGCTCGTGCAGCACCGCGCCCTGCTGGGCCAGCAGGAGCACGAGAGACAACAGTGAGAACCGCCAGGACAGCCAGGACTTGCGCACGGTCAAGATTCTAGAGAGGCGGGTGTGGCCCCGTGCATAGAATGCCGGCCCCTGCCCGCCCTTCCCCCCAAGTTCGCATGTCCGACACCCCCACCATCGTCATCCACGAGGGCCTGCAGGCCTACATCGACCCGCTGCGCCCCGAAGAGGAAGAGGCCCTGGAGGCCAGCCTGCTGGCCGAGGGCTGCCGCGAGGCCCTGGTGCTGTGGGGCGACGTGCTGGTGGACGGCCACAACCGCCACCGCCTGTGCACCAAGCACGGCATCCCCTTCCGCACGGTGCAGAACCCGCGCCTGAAGACGCTGCAGGACGTGCAGCTGTGGATGATCGACCAGCAGTTGGGCCGGCGCAGCGTGTCCAACTTCCAGCGCGGCGTGCTGGCCCTGCGCAAGCGCGAGCTGCTGGAGGCCCGCCGCGCCGCCCGCATGGCCGCCCTGGCCGAAGCCCCGAGCGCCACGGTGGACGCCGCCGCCCCGGCCGCCGCCGAGCCGACCACCGAGGGCGAGGCCCCGCCCTGGGCCGGTGAAGGCGGCAGCGCCCCCGCGGCGCCCCTGCCCGAGCCCAAGCCGCTGGACAGCCGCGAGGCGGTGGCCAAGGCGGCCCGCCTGTCCAGCGCCCAGGTGCAGATGATCGAGAAGATCCACCAGCAGGCCACGCCCGAGGTGGTGGCCGCGGTGCGCGCGGGCACGCTGTCGATCAACGCCGCGGCCGCGGTGGCCACGCTGCCGGCCGAGGAGCAGGCCGCCGCCGCCCAGGCCGGCGCCGACGAGCTCAAGCAGGTGGCCAAGCGGGTGCGCGACGCCAAGCGCAAGCCCAAGGCCGAGGAGGGCAGTGAGGCGGCCGAGGCCGGCGGCGACACGCTGGACAGCCTGCGCCAGCGCGTGGCCGCGCTGGAAGCCGAGAACGCCGAACTGAAGCGTCAGCTCGCCGCGCTGGGCGCCACGCCGGCGGTCTGAAGCCCGGCCCGCGCGGCATAGCGCCGCGCCAGCACCGCGCAGACGAAGAGCTGCAGCTGGTGATAGAACATGATGGGCAGCACCACGGTGCCCAGCACCGGGTTGCCGGCGAACAGCAGCCGCGCCATCGGCACACCGGAGGCCAGCGTCTTCTTGCTGCCGCAGAAGACGGCGACGATCTCGTCTTCCACCGCAAAGCCCAGGCGGCGCGCCAGCCAGCGGGTGAAGGCCAGCATCGGGAACAGGAACAGCGCCGCGCCGGCCAGCACCAGGGCCAGCAGGCCCAGGCCGTGGCGGGCCCACAGGCCGTCGGCCACCGCGTCGCTGAACGAGCACCAAACCAACATCAGGATCACGCCTCGGTCCACCCACTGCGTGACGGGCTTGATGCGCTTGAACCACTCGCCCACGAAGCGCCGCGCCACCTGGCCCAGCACGAAGGGCAGCAGCAGCATGCGCGCCACCTTGAGCATGGTCTCGCCCAGCGGCATGGCGCCGCCGTCCACGCCGGTGTGGAACATCAGGCTGGCCAGCAGCGGGGTGAGCACCACGCCCAGCAGGGTGGACAGGCTGGCGTTGAGCACGGCGGCAGCCACGTCGCCCCTGGCCAGCGCGGTCATCGCCACCGACGACGACACGGTGGACGGCAGCACCGCCAGGTAGAAGAAGCCCAGGCGCAGGTCCGGCGGCACCCACTGGCCGAAGGCCGCGTCCAGCGCCCACCACCACAGCGGGAAGAAGGCGTAGGTGCACAGCTGCACCAGCAGGTGCAGGCGCCAGCGGCTGGCCCCGCTCAGCAGGCTCTCGGTGGACAGGCCCATGCCGTGCAGGAAGAAGATCAGGAAGATGCCGATGTCGGAAGCCTGGTCCAGGTGCAGCCAGCCGCCGCTGCGGCCGATCTGCGGGGCCAGGCTGGCCACCCCCACGGCGGCGATCATGCCGACGAGGAAGACATCGACCTTGCCGGCGGCAGCGCGGCGCGGCCGCAGGGACGGGAAAGAGGAAGGCATGGCGGGCAGTGTCGTGTTCGGGATGGCGTTAGGCTAAGGGCTGCGGCCACGCTCCCCTGCCTGCGCTGCGCCAAGCCATGCCGCCAAACCGCCAAACTGCCCTGCGCCGCCCCCAGGCCGAACGCCGCGTCCCGCGGCTGGCGGCCCTGCCGCGCCCGGTGCTGGCCCGGGTGGAGGCCCTGGCACCCGGCGCCTGGAGCGCGCCCCACAGCCATCCCTGGGGCCAGCTGTCCTATGCCATCGAGGGGGTGCTGCAGGTGGAGACGGCCGACGGCTGCTTTCTGGCGCCGCCGGAGCGGGCGGTGTGGGTGCCCGCGGCGCTGGCCCATTCGATCCACAACATCGGCCCGGCGCAGATGCGCAGCCTGTACGTGCAGGCCGGCACGCCCGGCCTGCCGACGCAATGCCAGGTGCTGGAGATCCCGCCGCTGCTGCGCGAGCTGGTGCTGGCGGTGTGCGCCCTGCCCGAGCACTACGACGAGGCCGGCCCCGAAGGCCGCCTGGTGGCGGTGACGCTGGACCAGCTGGCCCAGGCCCGCCCGGCGGCGCTGGACCTGCCCCTGCCCACCGATGCCCGGCTGCGCCGGCTCTGCAGCGCCCTGCAGGCCGACCCGGCCAACACCCGCACCTGGGCCCAGTGGGGCGAGGCGGTGGGCCTGAGCGAGCGCTCGCTGGTGCGGCTGTTCCAGGCCCAGACGGGGCTGGCGCCCGGGGCCTGGCGGCGCCGGCTGCGCCTGCTGCTGGCCCTGGGGCCGCTGGCCGCGGGCACCAAGGTGGCGGCGGTGGCGGCCGAGTGCGGCTATGCCTCGCCCTCGGCCTTCATCACCGCCTTCAGCGCCGAGTTCGGGCTCACGCCCACGCAGATGTTCGCCGCCCCATGAGCGCCCCATGAACGCCCCGCGCCCCGCCAAGGCGCTGCCGGCCATCGCCCCGGCGCGCTGCACCGGCTGCGGCCGCTGCGTGGGCCTGTGCCCGCCGCAGGTGCTGTGGCTGGCGGCGGCCGACCCGCGCGGCTGGGGCCCCAAGCAGGCGGTGCTGCACGACCCGGCCGGCTGCACCGGCTGCGCCCTGTGCGCGGTGCACTGCCCCTTTGACGCCATCCAAATGCTGCGCATTAGTACCGCCCCGGCGGCACCACAAGGGTCAAGTGGGGGTCAGTGATGGCCGACAACGGTGAACAGCCGCGGGATACTGACATTTCCGCGCCCCGAAGCCGAACGCCCGCCAACCGCCGCCAACCCACCATGTGGACCACCTTGCGCCGCCTGCAGACCGCCTGGACACGGTCCGCGCCGCCCCCCGAGGGGCGGCCGCAGGGGGTGCCGGCCGTGCCGGCGGCAGGGCCGGCCTCCCGGACGGCAGGCGATGAATCGGTGCCGCCGGTGCTGCTGCTCCCACCCGACCCCCTGCTGGACCAGCGCTTTGCCGGTCTGCTGCTGAAGGTGGCGCACTGGGACGACACCGCGCCCAACGCGTCCGAGCAGGAGACGCTCAAGCGGCTGGCCGCCCTGGTGGCCCAGCCCCAGGCGGATGCCGTGGTGCCCCGCCGCCCCACGGCTCTGCCACGGCTGCTGGGCCTGATGCAGGACGACAACGCCTCGCCCCGCGAGCTGGCCGCCCTGGTGGCCCAGGACCCGGCCCTGCTGGGCGAGGTCATGCGCCTGGCCAACTCGGTGCATTACCGCGGCGAGCGGCGCATGGAAAGCCTGGAGCAGGCCCTGATGATGCTGGGCCAGTGGGGCCTGCGCCAGCTGGTGACCCGGGCCCTGATGACCCCGGTCTTCAGCGCCCGCCAGGGCCGCTTCGGCCCCCAGGCCAACCCCCGGCTGTGGGACGAGGCCGCGCGCTGCGCCCATGGCTGCGCCTGGTTGAGCCAGACGCCGGAGACCCGTTTTGACGCCTACCTGGCGGGCATGGTGGCGGACACCGGCCTGATCGCCGCGCTGCGCCTGATGGACCAGGTCTTCCCCGCCGACGCCCCCGTCGGCAGCAGCCGCTTCCTGGCCGAGCTGCTGTCGCTGGCGGCCCGGCTCTCGGCCGGCATCGCCCGCCAGTGGCACCTGCCCGGCCCGGTGATCGCCGCCCTGGCGGCCCATGCCGAGGCCTGCGGACGCGAACACACCGCCCCGGCCCCCGGCCTGGGCGCGAACCTGGAAACAGCCCTGCGCTGCGCCCGCCTGCTGATGCTGCGCAGCAGCGGCGTGGCGGACGCCGAGGCCCTGGCGCCGGCGAGCGCCCCCTGCCTGCAGGAGCTTGAACGGGTCTTCCTGCCCGCGGCCCAGACCACCCTGCACGCGGCCTGAGACGTCCGCAGGGCGCCCGGCTCAGCGCGCGGCGACCGATTTCGGGGCCGCCTTGGGCAGCACGTAGCCGTCGCTCAGCGTCTTCAGAAAGGCCACGATGTCCTGCACCTCGGCCTCGCTCAGGCGAGGCTTGTCGCCCGGCTTCTGCCCGAAGGGCGCGTCCCGGTTCAGGTTCCCGACATAGGCGGCGGGCAGGTCGTCGGGCACGCGCTGCGGCCGGCCGTGCGCATCGCGGTAGAGCTTCTGCGGCTGGGTGTCGCGCAGGGTGTAGAAGCGCACCGCCTCGTCGAGCCGGTGGTAGACGCCGTTGTGGAAGAAGGCCTGGCGGGTGGCCACGTTGCGCAGCGAGGGCGTCTTGAACAGGCCGCAGTACTCGGGATGGTCCTTCAGGTCGGTGCGCAGCGGGCCGCACAGGCCCAGGTCGAAGAAGGCCGGGTCGGCATTGGCCGGCAGGCTGCGGTTGCGCGGCACGCCCAGGGCGATCAGGCCGTCGTCGGTGAAGCGCGGCCAGGTGCCCCGCTTGATGGCGCTGATGTGGCAGCTCGCGCAGTTGCCGCGGGCGGGATCGTTGAAGGCCTCGAAGCCGCGGTGCTCGGCCGGCGAGAGCTGCACCTGCCCGCGCAGGAAGGCGTCGTACTTGCTGCTGTAGGGCGAGAAGGTGGGCGGGTGCTGCTGGAAAACCTCCAGCGCCAGCAAGAGGCCCTTCCAGGCCAGTTCGGGCTGGGCCAGCACATGCGGGCCGAAGGCGGCCTGGAAGGGCGCCGCGCTGGACGAGCGGGCCAGGCGGGTGATCACCTCGGCCGGGTTGGCGTTGGCCATCTCGTTGGCCGCCAGCAGGGGCAGGGCCGCCTGGTCGTGCACGCTGGCGGCGCGGCCGTCCCAGGTGAAGCCGCCGGTGGGGCCGTTGTCGATGCTGTCGTCGCCCTCGCTCTCCTGGTAGTGCTCGGAGAAGCTGGGGGTGGCGGCCCGGTACATCAGCGAAGGCGGCGGGCGCAGACCCACCTGGTCCAGATGCGGGCCGCCCTTCTGGGCCGACAGGCCGTTGGGCGGGCCATAGGCATGGGCCGGGTCGTGGCAGCTGGCGCAGGCCATGCGGCCCGAGGCCGAGAGACTGCGGTCGAAGAACAACACCCGCCCCAGATCGGTCAGCGTGGCGGCATCGGGTTGGTGCTCGAAGCGGGTGCCGTAGAAGGAGGGCGCGGCCGCGGCGGACAGCAGCGTGGCGGCCAGCGCCAGCGGCCAGCGCCGCAGGAATCGGGACAGGGCAATCACGGGGAACCTGTGTGAGACAGCGGAAACCAGGTGACACGATAAGACCGCGAAGCTGTCCATCG
This sequence is a window from Ideonella dechloratans. Protein-coding genes within it:
- a CDS encoding helix-turn-helix domain-containing protein, coding for MPPNRQTALRRPQAERRVPRLAALPRPVLARVEALAPGAWSAPHSHPWGQLSYAIEGVLQVETADGCFLAPPERAVWVPAALAHSIHNIGPAQMRSLYVQAGTPGLPTQCQVLEIPPLLRELVLAVCALPEHYDEAGPEGRLVAVTLDQLAQARPAALDLPLPTDARLRRLCSALQADPANTRTWAQWGEAVGLSERSLVRLFQAQTGLAPGAWRRRLRLLLALGPLAAGTKVAAVAAECGYASPSAFITAFSAEFGLTPTQMFAAP
- a CDS encoding HDOD domain-containing protein translates to MWTTLRRLQTAWTRSAPPPEGRPQGVPAVPAAGPASRTAGDESVPPVLLLPPDPLLDQRFAGLLLKVAHWDDTAPNASEQETLKRLAALVAQPQADAVVPRRPTALPRLLGLMQDDNASPRELAALVAQDPALLGEVMRLANSVHYRGERRMESLEQALMMLGQWGLRQLVTRALMTPVFSARQGRFGPQANPRLWDEAARCAHGCAWLSQTPETRFDAYLAGMVADTGLIAALRLMDQVFPADAPVGSSRFLAELLSLAARLSAGIARQWHLPGPVIAALAAHAEACGREHTAPAPGLGANLETALRCARLLMLRSSGVADAEALAPASAPCLQELERVFLPAAQTTLHAA
- a CDS encoding plasmid replication/partition related protein — its product is MSDTPTIVIHEGLQAYIDPLRPEEEEALEASLLAEGCREALVLWGDVLVDGHNRHRLCTKHGIPFRTVQNPRLKTLQDVQLWMIDQQLGRRSVSNFQRGVLALRKRELLEARRAARMAALAEAPSATVDAAAPAAAEPTTEGEAPPWAGEGGSAPAAPLPEPKPLDSREAVAKAARLSSAQVQMIEKIHQQATPEVVAAVRAGTLSINAAAAVATLPAEEQAAAAQAGADELKQVAKRVRDAKRKPKAEEGSEAAEAGGDTLDSLRQRVAALEAENAELKRQLAALGATPAV
- a CDS encoding cytochrome-c peroxidase, with product MIALSRFLRRWPLALAATLLSAAAAPSFYGTRFEHQPDAATLTDLGRVLFFDRSLSASGRMACASCHDPAHAYGPPNGLSAQKGGPHLDQVGLRPPPSLMYRAATPSFSEHYQESEGDDSIDNGPTGGFTWDGRAASVHDQAALPLLAANEMANANPAEVITRLARSSSAAPFQAAFGPHVLAQPELAWKGLLLALEVFQQHPPTFSPYSSKYDAFLRGQVQLSPAEHRGFEAFNDPARGNCASCHISAIKRGTWPRFTDDGLIALGVPRNRSLPANADPAFFDLGLCGPLRTDLKDHPEYCGLFKTPSLRNVATRQAFFHNGVYHRLDEAVRFYTLRDTQPQKLYRDAHGRPQRVPDDLPAAYVGNLNRDAPFGQKPGDKPRLSEAEVQDIVAFLKTLSDGYVLPKAAPKSVAAR
- a CDS encoding ATP-binding protein, coding for MNAPRPAKALPAIAPARCTGCGRCVGLCPPQVLWLAAADPRGWGPKQAVLHDPAGCTGCALCAVHCPFDAIQMLRISTAPAAPQGSSGGQ
- a CDS encoding bile acid:sodium symporter family protein, giving the protein MPSSFPSLRPRRAAAGKVDVFLVGMIAAVGVASLAPQIGRSGGWLHLDQASDIGIFLIFFLHGMGLSTESLLSGASRWRLHLLVQLCTYAFFPLWWWALDAAFGQWVPPDLRLGFFYLAVLPSTVSSSVAMTALARGDVAAAVLNASLSTLLGVVLTPLLASLMFHTGVDGGAMPLGETMLKVARMLLLPFVLGQVARRFVGEWFKRIKPVTQWVDRGVILMLVWCSFSDAVADGLWARHGLGLLALVLAGAALFLFPMLAFTRWLARRLGFAVEDEIVAVFCGSKKTLASGVPMARLLFAGNPVLGTVVLPIMFYHQLQLFVCAVLARRYAARAGLQTAGVAPSAAS
- a CDS encoding TonB-dependent receptor, producing the protein MKNFPRTSLALALSLAFPGALSLLATPARAQTAPTTTASPSSDTAPTQRVEISAQRQKLDAARNGLSPDTGSSVYRFDAEDLQRLPQGESTPLNQVLLQAPGVVQDSYGQLHVRGDHANLQYRIDGIQIPESISGFGQALQTRLADHLSLITGALPAQYGNRTAGVVDIHTHDNTFANGGSVGLETGSNGHRQASAEVGGTEGVLSYYLTGSALRSDEGIENPTSSRHPLHDQTQQGNAFGTVSYLLSPGTRLSVMGGFSNNRFQIPDVPGQTPNFSLNGSDSIDSATLDARQKERNRFGVLALQSSLGEGVDYQLAAYARSTDVHYTPDDRGDLMFNGVAANVLRSNAATGLQGDLSWVINPAHTLRSGFAFQHERGTTDNTAQVFPADADGNATSDVPETLVDNSRIIGHQWSAYLQDEWTPTEALTVNYGLRYDQVNTVVNEHQLSPRLGAVYDLSPSTRVHVGYARYFTPPPTELIDQTSVAKFLGTTNALPSDANTAVRSERSHYVDAGISQQLSPALTVGLDGYYRHVRHLQDEGQFGNALIYSAFNYQKARIWGLELSANYHQDAFSAYANVALARAFGKGVESGQFNFEQDELDYINSHWVHLDHDQATSASAGVSYRWAEGSTASLDLIHGSGLRNGFANTGHLPAYTQVNLGVQHSLMLAQGVGPTELRVAVTNLFDKVYQIRDGSGIGVGAAQYGPRRGVVLGVTQRF